One Ricinus communis isolate WT05 ecotype wild-type chromosome 2, ASM1957865v1, whole genome shotgun sequence DNA segment encodes these proteins:
- the LOC8282890 gene encoding uncharacterized protein LOC8282890 isoform X1, whose protein sequence is MPPRTVKRGAAAAGPKRTARTARGAAKGQGQQLEAAEERPKAEESPTITENPFFEDKQLLEKPISEENRGLEDKIGGESDANGSALLKKGEDVKDSVQEYEKDERLELDDNEPEEYGGVDYDDKEIEQDEVQEVEVGYEVEEEHEEHLGEEEEEGDLVEEELEDVAEELEEGEEDDEHAGEEADHAQMVNAEEEEHHGVFKERRKRKEFEVFVGGLDKDATEDDLRKVFTRVGFATVEQAKKAVTELKNPVETMLEFRAGKMFFEEKKVIPDTRKGLVRIARGEEGLVHFQWLDRNRNVVEDDQIIFPDEAVFEKVRHIHLLNCIFCTFAIFIWVNQASGRVYILKFNTDDRKFFFWMQEPKAEDDWQLCSSVNYYINRPLEFLGEEEPDAYAPLQVSEDMVEDDISSRAGNLVVPNLGAEVSDVSSSSGPVKLEDLQRILSNIGHGGGAGDPDAGLGLGDILKPDLILPFIDTLPLEERLASYLPEGQWTPEDILELLQSPPFRQQMDSFTYVLRTGQIDLSQFGIDPSKYKFTVLSFLEALEDSVSPVSEESRQEDKDLTSQSCDRNDPMDESH, encoded by the exons GTGAAGAGAGGTGCCGCTGCAGCGGGACCTAAGAGGACGGCGAGAACTGCGAGAGGGGCGGCCAAGGGACAGGGTCAGCAGCTGGAAGCTGCTGAAGAGCGTCCAAAGGCGGAGGAAAGCCCGACAATTACTGAAAATCCTTTTTTTGAGGATAAGCAACTTCTTGAAAAACCAATTTCTGAAGAAAATCGAGGTTTGGAAGATAAAATTGGAGGCGAATCAGATGCCAATGGCTCGGCTCTTTTGAAAA AAGGGGAAGATGTCAAGGATTCTGTTCAGGAGTATGAAAAGGATGAGCGGTTAGAGCTTGATGACAATGAACCTGAAGAATATGGTGGGGTGGATTATGatgataaagaaattgaacAGGATGAAGTTCAGGAGGTGGAAGTCGGATATGAAGTGGAGGAAGAACATGAGGAGCATTTAGgtgaagaagaggaagaaggtGATCTAGTTGAGGAGGAATTGGAAGATGTTGCTGAAGAACTTGAGGAGGGTGAAGAGGATGATGAGCATGCTGGTGAGGAGGCGGATCATGCTCAGATGGTTAATGCAGAGGAAGAGGAGCACCATGGAGTTTTTAAGGAGAGACGCAAGCGTAAGGAATTTGAAGTCTTTGTTGGAGGCTTAGACAAGGATGCTACAGAGGATGATCTTAGGAAAGTGTTCACCCGAGTTGGTTTTGCAACTGTGGAACAAGCAAAAAAAGCTGTAACAGAGCTAAAAAATCCAGTg GAAACTATGCTGGAGTTTCGTGCTGGTAAAATGTTTTTTGAGGAAAAGAAGGTTATCCCTGATACACGTAAAGGACTTGTTCGCATAGCAAGg GGTGAGGAGGGATTGGTCCATTTTCAGTGGCTTGATCGAAATCGGAATGTTGTTGAAGAT gatcaaattatttttccaGATGAGGCAGTTTTTGAGAAGGTGCGCCATATTCATCTATTGAATTGTATCTTTTGTACATTCGCAATATTTATATGG GTTAATCAAGCATCGGGAAGGGTTTACATCTTGAAGTTCAATACAGATGATcgaaaatttttcttttggatgcag GAGCCTAAAGCTGAAGATGATTGGCAATTGTGTAGCTCTGTCAACTATTATATTAACCGACCATTAG AGTTTCTTGGTGAGGAAGAGCCTGATGCTTATGCTCCTTTACAAGTTTCTGAAGATATGGTTGAAGATGATATCTCTTCaag GGCTGGTAACTTAGTTGTACCAAATTTAGGAGCAGAAGTAAGTGATGTATCCTCTTCTTCAGGACCAGTAAAGTTGGAAGACCTACAAAGAATATTGAGTAATATTGGGCATGGAG GTGGTGCTGGAGATCCTGATGCAG GCTTGGGATTAGGAGATATTCTGAAGCCTGATTTAATATTACCATTTATTGACACATTGCCATTGGAAGAAAGATTAGCATCATACTTGCCTGAG GGTCAGTGGACACCAGAGGATATTTTGGAGTTGCTGCAGAGCCCACCTTTTCGTCAACAAATGGATTCTTTTACCTAC GTACTTCGAACTGGACAGATAGATTTGTCTCAATTTGGGATCGACCCTAGTAAAT ATAAGTTCACAGTTCTCTCTTTTCTGGAGGCACTTGAAGATTCAGTATCTCCAGTGTCAGAAGAATCAAGGCAAGAGGACAAGGATTTAACATCCCAGTCCTGTGATCGAAATGACCCCATGGACGAGAGCCACTAG
- the LOC8282890 gene encoding 26S proteasome regulatory subunit RPN13 isoform X2, translated as MPPRTVKRGAAAAGPKRTARTARGAAKGQGQQLEAAEERPKAEESPTITENPFFEDKQLLEKPISEENRGLEDKIGGESDANGSALLKKGEDVKDSVQEYEKDERLELDDNEPEEYGGVDYDDKEIEQDEVQEVEVGYEVEEEHEEHLGEEEEEGDLVEEELEDVAEELEEGEEDDEHAGEEADHAQMVNAEEEEHHGVFKERRKRKEFEVFVGGLDKDATEDDLRKVFTRVGFATVEQAKKAVTELKNPVETMLEFRAGKMFFEEKKVIPDTRKGLVRIARGEEGLVHFQWLDRNRNVVEDDQIIFPDEAVFEKVNQASGRVYILKFNTDDRKFFFWMQEPKAEDDWQLCSSVNYYINRPLEFLGEEEPDAYAPLQVSEDMVEDDISSRAGNLVVPNLGAEVSDVSSSSGPVKLEDLQRILSNIGHGGGAGDPDAGLGLGDILKPDLILPFIDTLPLEERLASYLPEGQWTPEDILELLQSPPFRQQMDSFTYVLRTGQIDLSQFGIDPSKYKFTVLSFLEALEDSVSPVSEESRQEDKDLTSQSCDRNDPMDESH; from the exons GTGAAGAGAGGTGCCGCTGCAGCGGGACCTAAGAGGACGGCGAGAACTGCGAGAGGGGCGGCCAAGGGACAGGGTCAGCAGCTGGAAGCTGCTGAAGAGCGTCCAAAGGCGGAGGAAAGCCCGACAATTACTGAAAATCCTTTTTTTGAGGATAAGCAACTTCTTGAAAAACCAATTTCTGAAGAAAATCGAGGTTTGGAAGATAAAATTGGAGGCGAATCAGATGCCAATGGCTCGGCTCTTTTGAAAA AAGGGGAAGATGTCAAGGATTCTGTTCAGGAGTATGAAAAGGATGAGCGGTTAGAGCTTGATGACAATGAACCTGAAGAATATGGTGGGGTGGATTATGatgataaagaaattgaacAGGATGAAGTTCAGGAGGTGGAAGTCGGATATGAAGTGGAGGAAGAACATGAGGAGCATTTAGgtgaagaagaggaagaaggtGATCTAGTTGAGGAGGAATTGGAAGATGTTGCTGAAGAACTTGAGGAGGGTGAAGAGGATGATGAGCATGCTGGTGAGGAGGCGGATCATGCTCAGATGGTTAATGCAGAGGAAGAGGAGCACCATGGAGTTTTTAAGGAGAGACGCAAGCGTAAGGAATTTGAAGTCTTTGTTGGAGGCTTAGACAAGGATGCTACAGAGGATGATCTTAGGAAAGTGTTCACCCGAGTTGGTTTTGCAACTGTGGAACAAGCAAAAAAAGCTGTAACAGAGCTAAAAAATCCAGTg GAAACTATGCTGGAGTTTCGTGCTGGTAAAATGTTTTTTGAGGAAAAGAAGGTTATCCCTGATACACGTAAAGGACTTGTTCGCATAGCAAGg GGTGAGGAGGGATTGGTCCATTTTCAGTGGCTTGATCGAAATCGGAATGTTGTTGAAGAT gatcaaattatttttccaGATGAGGCAGTTTTTGAGAAG GTTAATCAAGCATCGGGAAGGGTTTACATCTTGAAGTTCAATACAGATGATcgaaaatttttcttttggatgcag GAGCCTAAAGCTGAAGATGATTGGCAATTGTGTAGCTCTGTCAACTATTATATTAACCGACCATTAG AGTTTCTTGGTGAGGAAGAGCCTGATGCTTATGCTCCTTTACAAGTTTCTGAAGATATGGTTGAAGATGATATCTCTTCaag GGCTGGTAACTTAGTTGTACCAAATTTAGGAGCAGAAGTAAGTGATGTATCCTCTTCTTCAGGACCAGTAAAGTTGGAAGACCTACAAAGAATATTGAGTAATATTGGGCATGGAG GTGGTGCTGGAGATCCTGATGCAG GCTTGGGATTAGGAGATATTCTGAAGCCTGATTTAATATTACCATTTATTGACACATTGCCATTGGAAGAAAGATTAGCATCATACTTGCCTGAG GGTCAGTGGACACCAGAGGATATTTTGGAGTTGCTGCAGAGCCCACCTTTTCGTCAACAAATGGATTCTTTTACCTAC GTACTTCGAACTGGACAGATAGATTTGTCTCAATTTGGGATCGACCCTAGTAAAT ATAAGTTCACAGTTCTCTCTTTTCTGGAGGCACTTGAAGATTCAGTATCTCCAGTGTCAGAAGAATCAAGGCAAGAGGACAAGGATTTAACATCCCAGTCCTGTGATCGAAATGACCCCATGGACGAGAGCCACTAG
- the LOC8282890 gene encoding uncharacterized protein LOC8282890 isoform X3: MPPRTVKRGAAAAGPKRTARTARGAAKGQGQQLEAAEERPKAEESPTITENPFFEDKQLLEKPISEENRGLEDKIGGESDANGSALLKKGEDVKDSVQEYEKDERLELDDNEPEEYGGVDYDDKEIEQDEVQEVEVGYEVEEEHEEHLGEEEEEGDLVEEELEDVAEELEEGEEDDEHAGEEADHAQMVNAEEEEHHGVFKERRKRKEFEVFVGGLDKDATEDDLRKVFTRVGFATVEQAKKAVTELKNPVETMLEFRAGKMFFEEKKVIPDTRKGLVRIARGEEGLVHFQWLDRNRNVVEDDQIIFPDEAVFEKVRHIHLLNCIFCTFAIFIWVNQASGRVYILKFNTDDRKFFFWMQEPKAEDDWQLCSSVNYYINRPLEFLGEEEPDAYAPLQVSEDMVEDDISSRAGNLVVPNLGAEVSDVSSSSGPVKLEDLQRILSNIGHGELGKLV; this comes from the exons GTGAAGAGAGGTGCCGCTGCAGCGGGACCTAAGAGGACGGCGAGAACTGCGAGAGGGGCGGCCAAGGGACAGGGTCAGCAGCTGGAAGCTGCTGAAGAGCGTCCAAAGGCGGAGGAAAGCCCGACAATTACTGAAAATCCTTTTTTTGAGGATAAGCAACTTCTTGAAAAACCAATTTCTGAAGAAAATCGAGGTTTGGAAGATAAAATTGGAGGCGAATCAGATGCCAATGGCTCGGCTCTTTTGAAAA AAGGGGAAGATGTCAAGGATTCTGTTCAGGAGTATGAAAAGGATGAGCGGTTAGAGCTTGATGACAATGAACCTGAAGAATATGGTGGGGTGGATTATGatgataaagaaattgaacAGGATGAAGTTCAGGAGGTGGAAGTCGGATATGAAGTGGAGGAAGAACATGAGGAGCATTTAGgtgaagaagaggaagaaggtGATCTAGTTGAGGAGGAATTGGAAGATGTTGCTGAAGAACTTGAGGAGGGTGAAGAGGATGATGAGCATGCTGGTGAGGAGGCGGATCATGCTCAGATGGTTAATGCAGAGGAAGAGGAGCACCATGGAGTTTTTAAGGAGAGACGCAAGCGTAAGGAATTTGAAGTCTTTGTTGGAGGCTTAGACAAGGATGCTACAGAGGATGATCTTAGGAAAGTGTTCACCCGAGTTGGTTTTGCAACTGTGGAACAAGCAAAAAAAGCTGTAACAGAGCTAAAAAATCCAGTg GAAACTATGCTGGAGTTTCGTGCTGGTAAAATGTTTTTTGAGGAAAAGAAGGTTATCCCTGATACACGTAAAGGACTTGTTCGCATAGCAAGg GGTGAGGAGGGATTGGTCCATTTTCAGTGGCTTGATCGAAATCGGAATGTTGTTGAAGAT gatcaaattatttttccaGATGAGGCAGTTTTTGAGAAGGTGCGCCATATTCATCTATTGAATTGTATCTTTTGTACATTCGCAATATTTATATGG GTTAATCAAGCATCGGGAAGGGTTTACATCTTGAAGTTCAATACAGATGATcgaaaatttttcttttggatgcag GAGCCTAAAGCTGAAGATGATTGGCAATTGTGTAGCTCTGTCAACTATTATATTAACCGACCATTAG AGTTTCTTGGTGAGGAAGAGCCTGATGCTTATGCTCCTTTACAAGTTTCTGAAGATATGGTTGAAGATGATATCTCTTCaag GGCTGGTAACTTAGTTGTACCAAATTTAGGAGCAGAAGTAAGTGATGTATCCTCTTCTTCAGGACCAGTAAAGTTGGAAGACCTACAAAGAATATTGAGTAATATTGGGCATGGAG AGCTTGGAAAACTTGTGTGA